The Halobaculum magnesiiphilum genome contains the following window.
GCCCGTCCAACCCGACCACGAGAAGCTCCATGGTACGTAGGTCCAGAGTGCACCACGTGTCGTTTGAGTGTGTCGGTCCCGACCGCTCAACGGTACCCCAGCGCCTCCAACCGGGCCTCCGTCCCCGCATCGACCTCTCCCTCGGCACGGCCGACGACGCCGACGTCCGTGAGTCCGTCGAAGACCTCGGCAACTCGTTTGCGGTTGTCCGCGCCCGTCTCCCGCACGGTGTGGGCGTCCTCGATCTCGAGCGTAACGTGGCGATCCTTCCAGTTGACCATCTTCCGCACCGTCCCGTCGTCGGTGTTCTCATAGAGGACGTGTGTCGCGTCCTCGAAACGGGACACGTCGCCGTCGCAGAACTCGCGCATGCGCTCCCAGTTCACCTCGTTCAGACCGTGCGTGGAGGCGAGTGCCATCCCGTCATCCCGTGTGAACGCGTCGCGTTCGACATCGTCCCGGACGGTGGCGCGCACGACGTTCGCGAACTCGGTGAGCGAAGCGACGCCCTCGACCTCCGTCCGCTCGGTCTGTCCGGGGAACTTGGCGACAAGCGGCACGTGCAGGAGGCTCTCGTTCGATCCCACCACGTGCTGGACCGTCGGGAGGTTCGGGCGTATCTCGTCTGGCTCGCCGAATCCCTCGCCGTGGTCCCCCGTGACCACGACGAGCGTGTCCTCCAGTACCCCGCGTTCGCGTAGCGTCGAGACGATGTGCTCGACGTAGCTGTCGGCCTGTCGGATGGTTCCGTCGTAGAGGCCCTCCAGGCGGGCCAACTTCTCGATCGGCTCCTGGCCGCCGAGGAACTCCCAGTTGCCATATTCGAGGCTGTCCTGTATCTCGCGAGTCTCCTCGTCGCCCCAGCGGTCGTGTTCCGGAGGCGGGTCGTACGCGTTGTGGGTGCACATGAAGTTCAGACACGCCGCCCACGCCCCGTCGCGTTCGGCCTGCCAGTCGAGAAAGAGGTCGGCGTACACGTCGTCGGGTGTTTTCCCGGCAGAAGTGTTTCGGAGGAGCGTCTCCGGGAGGAGTTCCGGATGGTCCCAGCCCAGTTTCATCAGCGCGCCGTTCAGCAGCGAGCGGACGGGTTGGTCGTGTCGCAGCGATCGGCCGAGGAACTCCCGATGTTGGCCTCGGATTCCCTGCGGATCGGCCGCGTTCGGGAACGGCGGATCGCGGTACCCTTCGACCGTCTCGAAGCGGTCGAGTCCGGACGGTGTGGCGCCGTTGATGTAGCCGTTGTAGGAGAACACTCCTGTGTCGTAGCCGGACGCTGCGAGTTCCTCGAACACCGTGTTGTGGGGGCGAAGGGTGAGTCCCTCGTCGTAGAGCCCGTGTTCTGCGACGTGGAGCCCCGTGAAGATGCTCGCGTGGCTCGGCAGGCTCCAGCGCCCCGGTGCGCGCGCCTGCCGGTACACCGTCGCCTCTTCGGCGAACTCGTCCAGGAACGGCGTCGTTTCGCGCTCGTATCCGTACAGCGAGACGTTTCGTGCGCGGACGGAGTCGAGGACGAGTAAGAGAACGTTCGGCTGGCTCATCCACGCTATCATGCGACGCTCCGTTATTTGCGTCTTTCGGAGCCCTCCGATACCTGACCCGGACACCGCATGGAAACATTCACGTCCGGGTTGGCTGTAGGCTGGGACAGATGACGTTCCGGGAGTGGAGCCGCGACGCCGTCTCGCACGTTCGCGAGGACGGATTGGCCGAGGGCGGGCAGAGAGCGGCGCGGGAGTTCTACCGAGGGCTGTTCCGTCAGACCGGTCGCCGGGTAAACTACGGCCGGCGGATATACGACCACGATTGGGACATGCTGGTCGTCCTCGATGCCTGTCGCGCGGACCTGATGGCTGAGGTTGCCGACGAATACCCCTTCACCTCCACGCAGAGCGGGTACTCCTGTGCCAGCAGTTCCGGTGAATGGCACGTGAAGAACTTCGGGGACGAGTATGCCGCGGAGAAAGCCGACACGGCG
Protein-coding sequences here:
- a CDS encoding sulfatase-like hydrolase/transferase — protein: MSQPNVLLLVLDSVRARNVSLYGYERETTPFLDEFAEEATVYRQARAPGRWSLPSHASIFTGLHVAEHGLYDEGLTLRPHNTVFEELAASGYDTGVFSYNGYINGATPSGLDRFETVEGYRDPPFPNAADPQGIRGQHREFLGRSLRHDQPVRSLLNGALMKLGWDHPELLPETLLRNTSAGKTPDDVYADLFLDWQAERDGAWAACLNFMCTHNAYDPPPEHDRWGDEETREIQDSLEYGNWEFLGGQEPIEKLARLEGLYDGTIRQADSYVEHIVSTLRERGVLEDTLVVVTGDHGEGFGEPDEIRPNLPTVQHVVGSNESLLHVPLVAKFPGQTERTEVEGVASLTEFANVVRATVRDDVERDAFTRDDGMALASTHGLNEVNWERMREFCDGDVSRFEDATHVLYENTDDGTVRKMVNWKDRHVTLEIEDAHTVRETGADNRKRVAEVFDGLTDVGVVGRAEGEVDAGTEARLEALGYR